CCGATCTTTCGATCCTCGATCTCGCCCTCGATTTTGCACGCGATGCGAAGGGCAAGATCACCGGCGTCAAAATCGCCTATGGTCGCGCCTCCAAGCGGGCGCCGATGGTCGAGGGCGCGCTGTCGTCGCAGACGGTGCGCATGCTGGAGACCTACGTCACCAGATTCCGCCCGACCCTGCTGCATGACGAGTCGACCTCGCTCTTCCCGGGGCAGGAAGCTGGCCATCTGGTTTCCAAATCGATGGCCACGCAGATCCGGGCTTTGATCGGCCGCGAGCTCGGCGTCGACGTCAATTCGCATCTGGTGCGCTCCTATGTCGGCACCGTCATACTCGACGAAGACCCACGCGCCGTGGCGCTCGCGCAGCGCGTGCTCGGGCACCAGAACGCCACGACGACGCTGAAATTCTACGCCGCGCAACGCGGCCGCGCCGCAAACCGCCACTACGCCGAGCTGATCGAGCGCCGGCGCCGGCGGCTGCGGATGAATGTCGAGGACTAGGTCCGTGACCACCATCCCTCCAACCCCCCGCCCCGATGCCGTTCCGGGCAACAAGGAACAGCATCGGAGCCTGCCTCTGGCAACCTGGCCGCCCGAAGATCGGGCGCGCTGGCAGCGTGTGAAGGAAAAGCAAGGCTTGTTCGACCGGCAGGCCATCCTGCATGACCTCAAGACACCGACAGTCCGCGGGCTCGAACAATCCGTCGGCCGCTTCCTTGCCTATCTGCTCCATGTCCGGGCGATGACGCCCGCGGCGTCGATCGGCACCCTCCTCTCGCCCGAGCTGGTGAACGACTATGTCGGCGTCATGCGCAAATGCCTGCGGGCGGGCTCCGTTCATGAGGAGTTGCGCCGCCTGCGCGCCGGCCTCGGTATTATGCTCCCCGGCGTGGAGCTCGGCTGGATGAATTCGCTCCCTCTGAAGCCGACCCGCGCCGAAGTACTCGCCTCCCGCAAGCCGATCGACCGCCCGGACGCCGCCCGCGTTCTCGCCGCCGCCTATCGCGCCTTCGATGCGCTGCCCGTCATGCAACGCGATACCGACACCTCGCAGGCTGCGCGCAACGCCCTGATGGTCGCGTTCTGCGACCTGTTCGGCCTGCGGCTCAGCGACCTTGCGCGGATCCGGCTCGGCGAACACCTGCGCCAGCATGGATCGCGCTGGCGGCTGATGTTCCCCTGCGGCGTCAAGAACGACGCCCTGCTGCTCTTCGACGTTCCCCCCGAACTCGCGCAACGGCTCGAAACCTATCTCGGCGCCTGGCGCATCGCCCTTCTCGGCAACCGCCTCGATCATGGCTTCCTGTGGATCGCGCGCGGCGGCAAGCCGCCTCTTGAGAAGATGATCGCCATGGGTATCGCCAAATTCGGCCGGCTTCATCTGGGCCGTTCCCTAAACAGCCACGTCTTCCGCCACGCCTTCGCGGTGACGACCGTCTTGCGCAATCCGGCCGATGCCGACCTCGCCGCCGCGGCACTCGGCCATACCAGCGAACAGATGGTCCACGGCACATACACGCGATCGGGCGATCAGGAGATTTCGCGGCTATGGCTGCGCAAGCTGACCCGCAAGCGCAGGGGGCTCTGATCATGCCGAAGCAACGGAGCGTCCCCACCCGGACGCAGAAATGTAATGACAATCGCGTTACGGCGTCCTAGAATGCCGATCATGAATCCCGCCAAGCAAGCCTCTGCGCCATCCTCCCGCCGCGACACGCTCAACCTGCGGATCAAAAGCGACGATCGCGGGCTGATCGACCGCGCCGCCGCCCTGACCGGCAAGACCAAGACGGACTTCGTGATCGACGCCGCCCGCCGCGCCGCCGAAGACGCCCTGCTCGACCGCACGCTGTTTCTCGCAACTCCGGATGCGTTCGACGCCTTCCGCGCGCGCCTCGACGAACCGCCGCTGCCGAATGCCCGCCTCCAGCGCGCCCTGAAGACAACGCCGCC
This genomic interval from Acidiphilium multivorum AIU301 contains the following:
- a CDS encoding type II toxin-antitoxin system TacA family antitoxin is translated as MPIMNPAKQASAPSSRRDTLNLRIKSDDRGLIDRAAALTGKTKTDFVIDAARRAAEDALLDRTLFLATPDAFDAFRARLDEPPLPNARLQRALKTTPPWE
- a CDS encoding tyrosine-type recombinase/integrase — translated: MTTIPPTPRPDAVPGNKEQHRSLPLATWPPEDRARWQRVKEKQGLFDRQAILHDLKTPTVRGLEQSVGRFLAYLLHVRAMTPAASIGTLLSPELVNDYVGVMRKCLRAGSVHEELRRLRAGLGIMLPGVELGWMNSLPLKPTRAEVLASRKPIDRPDAARVLAAAYRAFDALPVMQRDTDTSQAARNALMVAFCDLFGLRLSDLARIRLGEHLRQHGSRWRLMFPCGVKNDALLLFDVPPELAQRLETYLGAWRIALLGNRLDHGFLWIARGGKPPLEKMIAMGIAKFGRLHLGRSLNSHVFRHAFAVTTVLRNPADADLAAAALGHTSEQMVHGTYTRSGDQEISRLWLRKLTRKRRGL